The nucleotide sequence GAGGAAATGAAAGTGAATAGTTATATTCCAATGTAAAGtgattccatttaaaataaagtacaGTACTAAACTTGTAAATGCAGTGTGACAACCAGATCAAAGATGTTTAATATttgcataaaaatatatatataatatatatatatataaaatataattttaagcaACCGTGCAACACTCTTAAAAAGGATTCATTTCACATTTACTAAATTCTAGTGGTCCTGGAATGCATAATGCATTCTattaaaatattcctttaaatATTAACAATTAGTGTTCAAATGACCAACTAATACAATATTCTTTAGCTGTCAGGGGGTTTAAATAACCTATCTTTGATCCACGTTCCACTGAATTATACATCATGGAGGTATGCAGTCACAAAATTAGTGGGTTAAATGTCAAAATGGTATTACAGTACAAAATGTGAAAAAAAGCATCAGCTAATCAAATGTTTATCCATTTGTGGAATTATTATGGCTCACAGGCAACTCACTGAATTACTGTAATCTTTGTTCTTGCAACCAAAGACATTATTTGTATCCCACCTTAATCCTGACTGGTTCATTTACTGCAAATTTTCAGGTGTGGGTTATAAATTCACTGCAAGGTGCTCACTGTCCTATAAAATCCTGTTGCAAACTGGGAAACACACAGTActttatttaaacatttcttaATTGCTACATTTTCCGAGACCACATTTAATATATACattgtgtgtacgtgtgtgtgtgtgtatatttatatacacacacacacacaaacatacacacacacacgtacctATGATAACATCACACTGACAATATTAACTTTATACAAGTATTTGCCAAGGAAAAAAATAGGGCATTTTCTCCACCTCTGATTCACAagcttggttttttgtttgtttgttttgtttgtttgtttttttgtctttttgtgtccctgataaaacaaaatacacGGTAAAAACCACAAAACTATATTTTTCTCACTTGAAATTTTCTGAAAGCATCAGGCACTTTTGATTAACATTGGTGTGTACAAAtatagtaaattatttttatattctacTGTATCTCCTTTGCTTGGATAACTTATTTGTGAAATCTTTGGTCCTTGAGCATATTTTGTTTGCTACAGCTGTTTTTCTtgcattttcacatttttaaaatgtgaagcaCGCATGCAGCTGTAAAGAATGGACTTTATCATCATGTGTTTTTTCTGGTTTTATGTTAACTCTACCAATCTCCTACTGTTCATTTGGAGCAAGCTGTTTCTGTTAAAGCATTCTATTCAAGCAAGCTATACATTCTACACGATCATTCCATAGACAGCACTTGTTGCAAGTCCCAAAGGCAGTAATtccaatatacattttatttcaacTTATCTCTGCTTCATGCCTCTACTTTTAACTCCTGAATATATGTAagcaaattgtttgttttttgtattttttttttcatattctccCTTTTGCAGATCCCATTCTAAAAAAAGGCTTTCCAACCTTCTCTATGCCAAAGCTATGGGAGCAGGTATTGCTACCCATATTGTCATCAAGCATTCCTCCCTTGTTTATTTCAGGGGAAGCTATTTGCTTTTAATGACAGGTCTCTTGTGCTCTGGGGTAGAATCCAATTATTTCTGCTTCTTTTCTAGATCATGCTCACACAATTTATAAGAAGAACCACAAGCTTTACCAAACTTGATAGCTAGAGCAGATCATCATTGCACAAAGCACCCCATTTTAAGGAGCATATCACCCCTTTCTGCTTGTTAGAAAATGTTCTCCCCACCAGATGTATTAAAACTGTCCTTAATTGCAGGGCAACCAAGTCGAGTATGTGTGCTGCTGGCATGTGAATACCGGCTGAACCTGGGCAATATAGTAATTGCTAAAGTTGGCATCTGCTACATATGGGGCTGGCTGGTAATAGCAGGTGACATTGGCCACATTGGGGATGATATTTTGCTCAGCAAGGACACGGATGGCCAGCGTGGTGATAAGACTTAGAGTCTGTCTCCTCTCATGTCCCATCAGGCACACTGTGCTCTCATTCACCACACCATGAAGGGTCATGAGATAGTCATACTTGCGGTCCTCTAATCCCACAAAGTGGTTCTGCAAGTAAGACTCCAACTTTCTTTGCTGTTCTCCAATGTCTGAGAAGTCAATGAAAAACCTGGAACACATGTATCTCTGAAGGGACTTAATCTCAGATTCTGAGGCAGCCCTAAAGCCCCTTACCAAAAGGTTGCAGTACTTAAGAAGGCCACCTCCTCTGATTTCTTCTGGGTTTCTGGTGGCAATTATCTTGTTACAGAGGTGATCAAAGGCTTCTTGGAAATCCCCATAAACACTCTCACCAATGATGGTCGGGTGAAAAGTTTCAGTCATAGGATTCTCTGAGCATTCATAAAAAAGCAGAAGGGAGTCTAATTTGATCTGAAAGGAGTCTACACTGAACTCAAACTGCCTCCTCAGAGAATCCACAAACTTCAGTTCCACGTTTTTGCCACTGTTGTTGGACAAGGAGATGAGACTCCACCGGTCTGAATCATTGCACACTTTTACCATTTTCTGCACATAAGCTTCCTATAATTTGAAAGACAAAATGAACAGATGAAGAAACCAATACAAGCAATTCCTCTTCACAGACTTCATTTGCATATTCTCCCACTTCCACCCTGTGCCCGCTTTTTGCGAAGTATTTTAAAGAGTCTGGATAAAAACTGAAGGAGACATATTTAACATAGGTGGGTGGCACCACAGTAGTTGCAAGGGGTGATGGGAGTGGTAGTCCTTATGGGATTGTGCTATGTCGGGAACAACTTTTtcaacaatgttttttttaaagcacttctaaacattatatatatagagagagagagagagagaaaggttacAAAACTGATTGCACACATagcatatatgcacacacactctctttctgTCTCACACATACAATCATTCCTGGGGATTTGAAAGATCAccattaaaatataataaaaaaaatgtctatAGGCACCACgaaaatatattttctacattttcaaactaaTCAAAGCTTGTTCTTTCGGCACAGCTCCCCCAAAACActcccaaattttaaaaatgccccCAAAACAGACAAAATAGGTATATGCTATTTGGCATAAGCTATTTAGCATAAAACTATAATAAACTCAGAAAGTGAATCCTGTTTAAGACaagaatttctgtttaaaaacaagaaaatgtacagtttttccatctgtctgGGAAAAGCGCTCACTGCAAGGAGTATTTTCCCTGCAGATACATATAAATGTTCAATGAGCTGAAGATACTTTTAAACTATGCTTCCATCCCTCCGAGTGACTCTTAAAATGAGACTCTGTAAACTCCAACTTTCTAAGTAAATGTAACCCAATAACCATaatgacaaaagggaaaaaataaagtttactaatcctgcctgcctcctcctcctcattagCTCAGTATGTATTGCCCTGATCGCTTTGCTGCAAGTCAAGCTCTCTTTGGTTCACAATGAGAGAGGAGTCGCTTTTAAAAACACGTTGTAGGCGTCAATTTCATGACACCcttgcctccccccagctccactgTTATAAAGTGCTCCTTCCCTTGGCTGTGTGTCTGGACAAGTGCAGGTTTACCTTGAGGGTAAGCGGGGTGATCTTCTCCTTGTTAACTCCGTCAGGTAAGAAATCCAAAAGGCAGTCCAAGACCACGTCCTTCACAGTCTGAAACTCGGCTTCCCCTTTGAGGTCTGCGCAGAAGATGAGGTCCAAGTCCTTGTAGCCCAGGCCACTGTCTTGGTGCAGGATGTGGCTGGCTGCCGAGCCGTTGAGTCGCACGTCTCGGACCCCAATGCACTTCTCCTCCAGGCGGCTCCGCACCACCTTCACGATCTGCCGGGGCTGCATCTCCAGCGTGGGGAAGTTGCCCCGGCCGTGGATGGGGATGGTCTCGCTCAGGATGCGATCCAAGCGCCGCACTTGCTCCCAGCTCAGCACGTTGCAATGAGGCTTCTCGCCGCAAGTGCCGGTGCAATTCCCAGGAccgctgcagctggggctgcgggCGTTTTCATCGTCAGCCATGGTCCGCAGCCGTTTCCTCTCGGGAGCCTGGCTCGTCCCTTTTGCGAGATGCCGCCTTGCTTCGCTCTGAACGGAACAGGAAAGCGAGCAATGAGCGCGGGGTTTGACGTGCCCAGGGAGCCCGTTAGACCCCCTCCGCTACCGCATCACAGCGGGGCTTTAGCTCTCACCAGCGCCTAACAGCCGAGCTAGCTGCGGCCCCCCGCTCCCACCCCCAGGCACAGCATTTATAGAGGCAGACCCCCGCCGGGGATCCCCTCGCACTGACACCCACACGCAGCCCACCCCGCCCAAAGGAAGAGATCGCTCCGATCTTTATCACCTGGGGAGAGTTGCCTTCTGGAGACAGCCCCGTGGCGCTGCGCCTCTGCCCAGCCGGAGAGCGCGCCCGGCccgggagccgcgatcggccccGCTTTCTGCTTCTCCTGGCTCGCTGGGCGCCGGgtgctgcgctgcgctgcgctgcgctgcgctgcgctgctgTGCCCGGCCGCCCCGGGTGCTGCTGTCTCTGGAGCTTTAGTAGGTCTGCCTGGGAAATGTCCCCAGTAGTTTTTATATGGGGTTTCTCCGCTCTTCCGGGGCTCCGAGTTACACGCTCCCCACGCCCCCTTCATTTGCATGGACAGCCCGCGGCCGCCCTTGGCGAGGCTCCCCCGCCACGCCCACCTCCTATGCCTAAACAGCTGTTCTCGGCACTCGCCGTTCCAGAACCGCCTTCGCCCCAAGCCCTACCtcggacgggggtgggggggtgagcaAAGCTGGAGCTACTCGGATCCTGCCACTGCCCCCAAAACTGTAGCGCGGAAGGAGCAAAAGAACCCCCTATCCAGCCCGTTGGGCCCCCACCAAAGCAAAATTCGGACCCTCAGGCACCCCGCACCAGAAATGCTGTACTGCCCGCATATGGCGGCTGGAGCCAGTCAAAATTTGCCTCCTAATCCCCAAATGCGAATGCCTAAACAGATACTACGTGGAGCTGCTCCTACTTCGCCAACAAATTCTAGCCCTCGGGGTAGCCCTCTAGAGGAGCGCCACAAAATGCCCAAGCTGGCACACGGAGCCTACAGAATCCAGCCAGTTTTTGGCCCTTGCTTCCCAAATCCCGTGTGTAGCTACTTCTACTGCACCGTCAAATGGGGACCGCGGTGCACCCACATATGTACGTGGATCCAGCAGCCTCTtatcaccctcccctccccccatcccttttctAGGAGACATCGAATTTAGACATGGTTTTACATCAGACGAGTCTTTACTGGATTCCTTGCGTTCGGTGGAACCAGATTACACATCATCATTCTAAACACAGCCAAAATGTATGCCATGACACTGAAATATAGCAGTGGACTGGTCGGTCAGATGGTGATGATCTCATTATTTGTGTTTTTAGCTGATCAGCTCTTGACCGAGACTTTCCAAGCAGTCCATGGAACTGAGACACATCTCTTCTATTATCACATTTTAATGTGTGTAAATCTCCTGGACTGCTTAACACTCAGTGCATTGGATACATTAGCTAGATTGGACAGATTTATCTGAGGAAAAAGAATGGCTCCCTTGGCTATTTATCTAAAAGGTGAAAAAATGGATGAATGGAGAATGGATTTTTCATGTAGGAGGGTGCatcagcttttccattttttCACCTTTTAGATAAATAGCCAAGGGAGCCATTCTTTTTCCTCAGATAAATCAGTCCAATCTAGCTAATGTATCCAATGCACTGAGTGTTAAGCAGTCCAGGAGATTTACACACATTAAAATGTGATAATAGAAGAGATGTGTCTCAGTTCCATGGACTGTTTGGAAAGTCTCGGTCAAGAGCTGATCAGCTAAAAACACAAATAATGAGATCAGTACAATGAGGTTTGTGGTCAACATTTTGCTTGATCTGACAAGACTCAGGTGCCGTATATGTGTTTTGTATTGTTCTTGTACCAGGATGAGTCTGAGCGTGTATTTTTCTGGTTAAGTATGATGAGAAATATGTGTCGTCTATTCTGATAGTACAACTTCGgggcttaaaaaaatcaaacccgaAATGCTAGGATCCAGCAGGCTCCAGGTGCTGTCTTTGCAGTACTATTGAGCAGGGATGTATACGGGTGCGTTGGGTTCTGGGTTTTAGCGGCATTCACGCGCTGTGTTAGGGTCCAGTATTTTTTGCTGCAGTAAGAGCTGAGTTTTGTATAGAGGCAACAGAACTTGAGGGTTCAGGGCCAAAAATTGATTGGATCCATCAGGCTCCTGCTGCTGAATCCGGATTTTTGCAGCGCTCATGCTAGGTGGTGCATGAACTGCCGtcttccccctgctctcccccaccccggcAGTAGGAGGCTTGGGGCCAAATATCGGCATGATCCAGGTACATCCAGTGTTTCCTCTGAGAAGGCTTTAACAATATAGATACAAACATTATACAAGCAGAGCGGAATAAAACGCGGATCACGCAGCGCAGAAGAAGGCATATGAGGGCAGACAGGCAGTAGGTACACGCTACAATGTAAAAACTTCTTCCTTCGTTCGCACTGCGGCGAAGCTAatcttttcttcaattaaaatgcCTGGTAGGCTGCTTTAAGTATCTGCGATGCTTTAAAATGGCTGGAGATGCGCCCTGAGTTTGCAGTGGGTAGATGTATAAACGAGGCCGTGAAAAGGAAACTCACTCTTTTATCTCTAGTATTATCTTCCGTGTGTGTCCCCGAAGTCCACGCAACAGCTTCACCTGTGAGCTGCCCAACGTGGCTATAACTAGGGGCTCCTGCTACGCAGTTCCTCAGACAGATCAATCGGACACATGTCAAGGGGGCGTGGGCACGGGCTGACTGGCGCATGGCGGCAGATGTGGCTGGCACGTTCCTGGGGGATGGGCGAGGCGAGCAGCGGGACCAGAGGGAGCCGGACGGCACAGAACGTCACAGGGCCGGACGTTCCAGCCACAGCTGCTGGGCTGAGCGAAGGGCCCCCGCCAATCACCGCCGGCGACGGCTTCTCCCTCCCCTCGGCCCCTCAGGGCTAGGAGCCAATTGGATGAGCGCGGGTCGGGGAGGCGGTGCCAGCTCCGTGTGAACGAGCGGTGTGCGCTCGcgggcggcgggggcggggccgcccACGCACAGCCGGGCTGGCTAGTCGCAGCCGCTCGGCCCCGGGGTCGGCTCGTCGCCCTTACGGTATTAGCACCGGGGGAGAGATCGCACGGCGCGGCTGCTTCCTGCCAGCTGAGGGCTTTCTGCCTCCAGCGCAGGCTCCCGGCTGCTCTGCTTTAAGGCTTCAGAAGAGGCGAGGAGACGGGGTGGCCCGTGGACAGTTCTCCTAGCGCGGGCTACACACAGGGGGTGGCCGGGGCGAGGGGCTCTTCCCCGCCACAGTTTCGGGGGCCCCTCCCGGGGGAAGGAGAGCTCCGGGCAGAGTTGAAGAATCCCGTTAGTCTGTAAGCCCTTTGCCGAGGAGATCAGAGCCCTCCTTTGCTGCCCTGCCGAGTGCGCTCCCAGCGGGCTTCCGCACAACGGCGGCGGGGAAGCCTCTTAACACCCCGCACGTCCCCTCCAGCGGAGCCGCTCGGGGCAAACAGGAAAGGCCCGCCGCTGCTCTCGCCCGGCTTCGCCTGGCAGCTGTGTGGCAATGCCTCCCCCTGCCGGCCGCCGCGCGCCGGGCACCCGCGCAGCCGGCCCCGCCCGGGACCCCGCTCAGCAACCGCGGCGTTGTTCTGATCGCGCTTGGCCCCGCCCCGCCTGCGGCTCCTTTCCCTGGCTGCTGTTGGGTAAGGCGCTGCGGGAGGGGAGCCGCAAAGGGGAACTTGCCGCCTCACGGTTATGCTCACTCGTCACAAAAGTGCGTTGATTTCTAACAAAGCGCCGTTGATTCTGGAGCCGGGTGGACCCAAGCTGGGCAGTAGCGTTGACGCTAACAGACCGTCCGCTTCTGGCCCGCTGACGTTACTAAGCCCCCCTCGCAGAAAAGTGTGCCTGGAATGAGAGAGGCGGGTGAGAGACAGCCGAAGCCTGGATCCAGCCGTGGTTCTTTGGAGGGGGAGCAGTAGCAGAAGCCCTCGTCTGGATCGGGGTCCCATATTTGCAAGTAGTTCCCTCTTCTGAAATTGGTTGGCTGCAAACACCGGTTCTAACCCCTTCAAACTTCTGAAACTCTCGCCCTCTTCGTGTGTGTCCCCCAGACAGACCTCCGTAGAAATACCAGTTTAATTTCATTTATATACCATTCCTCAGAGTTCTAGGCTTATGGTGggcattttgcaaaaagaaaaggaggacttgtggcaccttagagactaacaaatttattagcgcatcagctttcgtgagctacagctcacttttctttttgcgaatacagacttaacacggctgttactctgaaaccggtgGACATTTTGACAGACAGGGTCAAGCTGCCAACCTCCACCCCCGGAGAGGAACCAGCTCTTCTGGCCTGTGGTAGGGAAGTGCTTCCAGCTCAACCCCATCCCACCTTTTCAAGCACAAAATAGGCTGAGAACCTACCCTCTTTTCAGTGTAGCTTACCTCTCTGTGTGTAGGCTTACGCAAATTTATATGGTCTTTGTGCAACTGCAATTTCACTTTCCAAAACTATAATAAGGAATCTTTTATGAACCAGGGTCACGTTTGAAAAGGGCCTGCTGGATTACTTCCAGCGAGTCTGGTCATTTAGAGAAGCAGGTCAGTCTgctcagatattttttttttttacttgattaTGGAATTTAGAAAGAAATTGAAAGATTTTTACACGGccatcagcagcactgcaaaataaaataaagattggtTGTAAACGTTTAAACATGTTGCTGTCATTTCAAGAAAAAGTGAACATTATTAAGGGGGAACTTTCATTTAAATGCCTTTTATTTGTTATAGGGCAATGGTAGTCGATGCCCTTACTGCACGGCACCTGCAGTTTAGACCCTCGTTCACTTGAAACAATGGGGAAAACATTCGTTATTTATACGTAGAGGAATAACGTTTGCAGTTATATTTGTTGATTAAAAAGTATTACAAGGGGACAccttcatagaatattagggttggaagagacctcaggaggtcatctagtccaaccccctgctcaaagcaggaccaatccccaactaaatcatcccagccaaggctttttcaagccaggccttaaaaacctttaaggatggagattccaccacctccctaggtaacccattccagtacttcaccaccctcctagtgaaatagtgtttcctaatatccaacctagacctcccccactgcaagttgagtccattgctccttgttctgtcatctgccaccactgagagcagccgagctccatcctctttggaaccccccttcaggtagttgaaggctgctatcaaatcccccctcacccttctcttctgcagactaaataacaccagttccctcagcctctcctcgtaagttgtgcaccccaccccctaatcattttcattgccctccgctggactctctccaatttgtccacatcccttctgtagtgggggacacaatactgcaggtgtggcctcaccagtgccgaatagaggggaaaaatcacttccctGGGGCGGAGTAGGGACCGGGGCCacggggaagaggcagagcaggggctggagccccaaatttcctggtgtcctttgcagctgcatactttgcatatgggtaggcATGGCCCTGCCTACCCTaaagcgtatctacctctccccccttctcagtgtcacctgcaaacttgctgagggtgcagttcatcccatcatccagatcattaataaagatgttgaacaaaaccggccccaggaccaacccctggggcacgccgcttgataccggctgccaactagacattgagccattgatcactacctgctgagcctgacaatctagccagctttctatccaccttatagtccattcatccaatccatacttctttaacttgctggcaagaacatgtgggagactgtatcaaaagcgttgctaaagtcaagatgtatcacgtccaccgctttccccatatccacagagccagttatctcatcatgaatcatttcatgcttcagggtacAAACTGAGCACTGTTTGGATCAGTAAGAAATTCCTTTCACATCTCTCTCCCTATAGTATTCTAAAGATGGCTGATAGATGGGTGATTCATTCTTTTCCACTCCCCCAAAAATCTGAAATAGGCCACTTCTAAAGGCAGGATACTGAGCAAGATGGGACTACTGGTCGGCTTCAGTATGTATGCTGTTATAGCCCTCTCCAAACTGAATGAGCAAGAAGTTAGGAGGCATAGAAGTATATATATACATGAGTACTTATAAGCATTAGTGTGgaaaaatatcctttaaaaatctCTAGTATTCACTATTAGACAATATACAGATTGTGAAACTGCATTCTATTATATTTCTTTAAATGAGCTGAACTGGTCGAGAATAGTAACAACTAACATAATGTAGGCTAATTATATTGGTGGAAATTTGGAAACATTTGTGTAGGTTACACAGGTCATCTCAATTATGATGGACATGGCTAACATCACAATTATTATGAACAGTAATTTAAGTCATGAGCATACATCTCTATCATTTTAATTACAGATACATTTACCTGAagaaggtgtttgtttttttaaatcagtcaaTGTGGACAATAATCCAGTTGAGAGTATTTTATCAGTGTATTAGAGAAGTACAATATAAGCTAATATACTGTTCAAATACATTATTTGTAtagcacagaggttctcaaacttcattacactGTAACCCCCTTctcaacaaaaattacttcatgaccccaggaagggggactgaagcctgagcccacatGAGCCGAACCGTtcctggtgggtgggggaggggggcaaaaccCGAAGACtgagggccaaagccaaaggccaggccccagcaagtctaatgccagtctTGGTGATCCATTGAAATGGGGtgatgacccactttggggtcctgacccacagtttgagaaccgctggtagCATGAAGAGGTATTTGGATTGTAAGTTTTTGGAGGCAGGGGccatgttttctgtgtgtctgtacagtgcttggCACAATTAGGCCCCAATGTTCATTGGGTTCTTTgggtgctatcacaatacaaataataaaaatataatttttacatatgtatgtatatttatatagagaGTCTTTGTTGTGAACTTTACACTCTGCACCATTATGTAAAAGATGCAGGAAGTTAATAAAATTCTCTCTCCTTAATTTTAGAATtcactatttttttccagattatatCTGATTTAACATGTTTGTATCAACCATTGCCCCATGCCTGTTCCCTCTTTGTTTAACCCACCTGTTACATCTTGTCTTAAATAAGTATGTGTACTCTCTTCAGGAAAAAGACTGTCTTGTACTACATGtctttacagtgcctagcacaatggtgtcctgatCTGTTTGGGGCCTccagtgctattgtaatacaaataataataaatattaatattattaatagctCATAAGGCTAATAGCCTTCTCTCTTACCAAGGATACAGGGAACGGAAAAGTAGTATAGGGAACTCTATATTGACAGAAAGAGTTAGAAAATAAAACACTAAATATATTCACAGCTGTAAGGAAAAGGTGTTTTTTAGTACctttccccacctctccccccccccccttcttatCCTTTTACTAAGTACTGTTTTTCATAGTGGAAAGAGTAAATgcccacacacatttttttctttttaaaaaatttgtttaaaaaaaatgaaattgagatTATATGCTCCATACTCTAATAGCAATAAGCCATACCAGGATGTGCATCAAGAGATTATTAGTGCAGTTTTCAGATGGATGAATATGCAATACATAAGCGTAGATTATTGTTGTATTGGTTTACTTCATATCAGAAACAGTGGCAGTAAGAACAATATTTCAAATCACACGTTGGTCAAAATATTGTgcttataatattttctgtctgctTGATATCTAATAAAACATGGCTATGCATTAGACATCTTAAAGCCTCTTAATATTTTTTGCTAGAATGCAATACAATTCCTTGTAGTAAATatattagtagggccctaccaaattcacggtcatgaaaacacatcacggaccgtgaaatctggtctccccccatgaaatctggtcttttgtgtgtttttacctaTACTATACAAATTTCAAGAGAAagatcagggtttctcaaattgggagtcctgacccaaaagagagttgcaagggggtcacaaggttattttaaggggcTCATGgtatggccacccttacttctgcgctgccttcagagctgggcggcaggagagtggcggctgttggccgagcgcccagctctgaaggcagcaccctgccagcagcagtgcagaagtaagggtggcaataccataccatgccacccttatttctgctttgctgccttcagagctgggcggccagagagtggcggctgctgactgagggcccatctctgcaggcagcagcacagaggtaagggtggccataccatgccctgccatccttacttctgcgctgctgcaggaggtggctctgccttcagagccgggctTCTAGCCAGCAGCCACTactctctgcccagctctgaaggcagcccgcctcctgcagcagcacagaagtaagaagAGTAGTACAGCAAcgcctcctacaataaccttgcaaccctcccGCAACACCTTTTTGGGTCAGcacccctacaattacaccaccatgaaatttcagatgtaaatagctgaaataataaaatttatgatttttaaaatcctatgactgtgaaattgaccaaaatggactgaatttggtagggccctatacatTAGGTGGGAGATTTGAGAATATTTCTCATCACTCCCCAATGAGCACCCACTAACACTTGAACTTATCAAGACTGTTTCCTATTTTATTTCATGAGATTGTTTGCTGGACTAAAGTACGGGGATGCTCATGTTGCTCCCTAAGCTGATCTCAGTTGACAGGCGTGCAGAGAAGTCTTAAAGGAATAAAAACTCTTTAGGTCCTATAATATGATGGATTCCTGTGTAATCTATTACCTAAAAAAAAGTCACTGCATCACTTGAGTGTGAGTAAAATAAACTGTTCTAAAATTCAAACTTAATAATTGGGGGAGGACTTTTCTTAAGACTACTTTTTCCATGTGTATGTGACAGAGTTTAATATTTCAGTTCTTCTACCCACATAGGAAGACAGAGTCTCAATGTTTCATGAGTCATACTTTTATGTTGCTCCATATGCATATGACTGGTAGGGTATTAttgtagattttatttttccatctgtTGTTTATCCTACAATCCACTAAACTCAAATGGGAATACTCCAGGATATCTAAGTGTTGTTCTGTTTTCCAGCAGAACTGCAGAAACCTATCAATTTAAGATCTAAACAAGCTATCTTGTTTTGGAACAATGAACTAGCTAGAGTAACTAATATAAAAATACACCATGTAATCTGACAAGAAAACTGGGTTTACTGTTcattcaaagaaaaacaaattcatgGATTAATA is from Dermochelys coriacea isolate rDerCor1 chromosome 3, rDerCor1.pri.v4, whole genome shotgun sequence and encodes:
- the TENT5A gene encoding terminal nucleotidyltransferase 5A, which encodes MADDENARSPSCSGPGNCTGTCGEKPHCNVLSWEQVRRLDRILSETIPIHGRGNFPTLEMQPRQIVKVVRSRLEEKCIGVRDVRLNGSAASHILHQDSGLGYKDLDLIFCADLKGEAEFQTVKDVVLDCLLDFLPDGVNKEKITPLTLKEAYVQKMVKVCNDSDRWSLISLSNNSGKNVELKFVDSLRRQFEFSVDSFQIKLDSLLLFYECSENPMTETFHPTIIGESVYGDFQEAFDHLCNKIIATRNPEEIRGGGLLKYCNLLVRGFRAASESEIKSLQRYMCSRFFIDFSDIGEQQRKLESYLQNHFVGLEDRKYDYLMTLHGVVNESTVCLMGHERRQTLSLITTLAIRVLAEQNIIPNVANVTCYYQPAPYVADANFSNYYIAQVQPVFTCQQHTYSTWLPCN